One genomic segment of Synchiropus splendidus isolate RoL2022-P1 chromosome 16, RoL_Sspl_1.0, whole genome shotgun sequence includes these proteins:
- the LOC128747751 gene encoding apoptosis-stimulating of p53 protein 1-like isoform X2: MPVLALVLEQLGILSKTWSQCRKTMKPHKSGKCGHTVILTVYLSDTQQMLTEVPVTPATRVFDVVEYCKEAGEGECHLAEVWNGRERVLPQELLLLDLLQQWGSRRPEVRFYLRHCPSWPQGSQKSSEGSWAAGAVDSNGVSPVPVPGPERGQAKDLRHGGDIWVPRVELTLSELQEMATRQQQQIEAQQQMLVAKEQRLRNLQQGGSPNQTQTQSEAAKLQQLKERVESQEAKLKKIRAMRGQVDYSKLINGNLSAEIEHVSSLFQEKQAELQSAVIRVDQLTQQLEDLKKGRLQLHSLVQHHGQPNRTQAATVGPKSSPMSGPAALELRKLYQELQARNRHNLEQSTKLAHNKELLNKRNAQVTVMDQRIGDLRERLHKKRAELSRMNEGLTSPQPSHAGGGVSGRVAAVCPYIQVPAVGRQNLPSDPPPKPTPLSHVRSLSEEQRSGLSNPASQWKVSDLDIVLSEPPAEGRQSSEGDGDNPNEASWPRITKSVSDWRDKSPEQLPSGYGTYPSATHQATAHHCSTSSLPRSAPGTLGWPRSSGSPTSSQQRVSSSPNSSPGSASTSQPSALTTQTERTEPPPAVAVRPYVPDHPSRPQSPRKGPATMNSSSIYSMYLQQPQSKNYGSLSNRSTVKAVYGKPILPASSTSPSPVPFLPGGSSKVREDEKEEGKGAGDRSEGASAPPPSVDNIPRPLSPTKLTPVAHSQLRYQSDSDLEVLRRRLSNAPRPLKKRSSITEPEGPQGPNIQKLLYQRFNTLAGGMEGASVNTFYQPEILLADVDNIQSTGGSTEPLEKLPVMSAEAQISDSRRSSPPLNSPAVEAAVEKSQDSIANVPPTPKPPEPNPSEDQRGPSPAQSSVRSSPSPPAAPPQPKVKRTNLKKPSSDRSGHGLRVKFNPLALLLDASLEGEFDLVQRIIYEVENPSMPNDEGITPLHNAVCAGHHHIVKFLLDFGVNVNAADSDGWTPLHCAASCNSVHLCKILVESGAAIFATTISDVETAADKCEEMEEGYAQCSQFLYGVQEKLGVMNKGLVYSLWDYSAQQPDELSFSEGDTITVLRRRDETETEWWWAKVSDRQGYVPRNLLGLYPRIKPRQRTLA, from the exons ATGCCAGTTTTGGCTCTGGTCCTGGAGCAACTGGGGATACTTTCCAAGACTTGGAGTCAGTGCAGGAAAACAATGAAGCCACACAAAAGCGGGAAATGTGGACATACG GTGATCCTGACTGTGTACCTCAGTGACACTCAACAGATGCTGACGGAGGTGCCCGTCACCCCTGCCACCCGAGTGTTTGATGTGGTGGAGTACTGCAAGGAGGCCGGCGAGGGCGAGTGTCACCTTGCCGAAGTCTGGAACGGCCGTG AGCGGGTGCTCCCTCAggaactgctgctgctggacctgctTCAACAGTGGGGATCCCGGAGGCCCGAAGTCCGCTTCTACCTCAGACACTGCCCCTCCTGGCCACAAG GCAGCCAGAAGTCGTCGGAGGGAAGCTGGGCGGCAGGAGCAGTGGACAGTAATGGG GTCTCTCCAGTACCTGTCCCTGGGCCGGAGCGCGGACAAGCCAAGGACCTGAGGCACGGTGGCGACATCTGG GTTCCCCGTGTGGAGCTGACCCTCTCTGAGCTTCAGGAAATGGCCACAAGACAGCAGCAACAAATTGAAGCTCAGCAACAGATGTTGGTGGCCAAG GAGCAGAGACTGAGGAACCTCCAGCAGGGAGGCAGTCCAAACCAGACGCAGACACAG TCTGAAGCTGccaagctgcagcagctgaaggagcgAGTGGAGTCGCAGGAAGCCAAGCTAAAGAAGATCAGAGCCATGAGAGGCCAAGTGGACTACAGTAAACTCATCAATGGGAACCTGT CTGCAGAGATCGAGCATGTCAGCAGCTTGTTTCAGGAGAAGCAGGCTGAACTCCAGTCTGCTGTGATCAGAGTAGACCAG CTGACTCAACAGTTGGAGGATCTGAAGAAAGGACGACTTCAACTGCATTCTCTGGTGCAGCACCACGGGCAGCCCAACAGGACCCAGGCAGCCACCGTGGGCCCCAAAAGTTCCCCCATGTCAGGACCTGCTGCTTTGGAGCTGAGGAAGCTCTACCAGGAGCTGCAG GCACGCAACCGTCACAATCTCGAGCAAAGCACCAAGTTGGCGCACAACAAGGAGCTTCTGAACAAGCGCAATGCCCAGGTGACGGTCATGGACCAGCGGATTGGAGACCTGCGGGAGCGACTGCACAAGAAGAGGGCTGAA TTGAGCCGCATGAACGAGGGGTTGACCTCTCCTCAACCGTCCCACGCTGGTGGTGGAGTGTCAGGTCGAGTGGCAGCGGTTTGCCCCTACATCCAGGTTCCAGCGGTGGGGAGACAAAATCTTCCCTCTGACCCACCCCCAAAGCCAACTCCACTCAGCCATGTTCGCTCCCTCTCAG aggagcagaggagtggCCTCAGCAATCCTGCCAGCCAATGGAAAGTGTCCGATTTAGACATCGTCTTGTCAGAACCACCAGCAGAAGGTCGGCAGTCCTCTGAAGGCGACGGTGACAACC CCAATGAAGCATCATGGCCCCGGATCACCAAGAGTGTGTCGGATTGGAGAGACAAGAGTCCTGAGCAG ctgcCCTCCGGTTACGGCACCTACCCGAGCGCCACTCACCAGGCCACCGCTCACCACTGCTCCACCAGCTCTCTGCCCAGATCTGCACCAGGAACTCTAGGCTGGCCTCGGTCCAGTGGAAGTCCGACCTCATCTCAGCAGAGAGTGTCCAGCTCTCCCAACTCCAGCCCAG GTTCTGCCAGCACCTCGCAGCCCTCAGCGCTAACCACCCAGACCGAACGTACAGAGCCTCCTCCCGCTGTGGCAGTCCGCCCTTACGTCCCCGACCACCCCTCCAGACCTCAGTCGCCGAGAAAAGGACCAGCCACGATGAACAGCAGCTCCATCTACAGCATGTACCTCCAGCAGCCCCAATCCAAAAACTACGGCTCCCTCAGCAACCGGAGCACGGTCAAAGCCG TCTATGGCAAGCCCATCCTCCCTGCGTCTTCCACTTCCCCGTCCCCGGTGCCTTTCCTGCCGGGAGGAAGCAGCAAAGTACGGGAGGACGAGAAAGAGGAAGGGAAAGGAGCAGGAGACAGGAGTGAAGGAGCCAGCGCCCCCCCACCCAGTGTGGACAACATCCCCCGTCCGCTCAGCCCCACTAAACTCACCCCTGTGG CTCATTCACAGCTTCGCTACCAAAGTGACAGCGACCTGGAGGTTCTGCGGCGGCGGCTCAGCAACGCTCCACGTCCCCTCAAGAAGAGGAGCTCCATCACGGAGCCCGAAGGGCCGCAGGGCCCTAACATCCAGAAGCTTCTGTATCAGAG GTTCAACACACTGGCAGGAGGCATGGAGGGCGCTTCAG TCAACACATTCTACCAGCCGGAGATCCTCCTTGCAGACGTGGACAACATCCAGTCGACTGGCGGGAGCACCGAACCCCTTGAGAAACTCCCTGTGATGTCGGCTGAGGCTCAGATCTCTGACAGCCGCCGCTCCTCCCCACCCCTCAACAGCCCTGCCGTGGAAGCTGCTGTGGAGAAAAGCCAAGATTCCATTGCAAATGTGCCTCCAACACCAAAACCCCCGGAGCCCAACCCAAGTGAAGACCAGCGAGGCCCCAGTCCGGCCCAGAGCAGCGTCAGGTCCTCGCCATCACCCCCAGCTGCTCCACCGCAGCCCAAG GTCAAGAGAACCAACCTGAAGAAGCCGTCGTCAGATCGCAGCGGACACGGACTGAGGGTGAAGTTCAACcccctggctctgctgctggatgcGTCCTTGGAGGGTGAATTTGATCTGGTGCAGAGAATCATATATGAG GTGGAGAACCCCAGCATGCCCAACGATGAAGGCATCACCCCGCTCCATAACGCAGTGTGCGCTGGTCACCACCACATCGTCAAGTTCCTGCTGGACTTTGGCGTGAATGTGAACGCAGCGGACAGCGACGGATG GACTCCTTTGCACTGCGCTGCCTCCTGCAACAGTGTCCATCTTTGTAAGATACTGGTGGAATCCGGTGCTGCCATTTTTGCCACGACCATCAGCGATGTGGAGACGGCAGCGGACAAGTGTGAAGAGATGGAAGAAGGGTACGCCCAGTGCTCCCAGTTCCTCTACG GAGTCCAGGAGAAGTTGGGCGTGATGAACAAGGGTCTGGTCTACTCACTGTGGGACTACAGCGCCCAGCAGCCAGATGAGCTGTCCTTCAGTGAGGGCGACACCATCACCGTGCTGCGCCGCCGAGATGAAACCGAGACCGAGTGGTGGTGGGCCAAAGTCAGCGATCGCCAAGGATACGTTCCCAGAAACCTGCTGGGG CTGTATCCACGGATCAAACCCCGACAACGCACGCTGGCTTGA
- the LOC128747751 gene encoding apoptosis-stimulating of p53 protein 1-like isoform X1, whose amino-acid sequence MPVLALVLEQLGILSKTWSQCRKTMKPHKSGKCGHTVILTVYLSDTQQMLTEVPVTPATRVFDVVEYCKEAGEGECHLAEVWNGRERVLPQELLLLDLLQQWGSRRPEVRFYLRHCPSWPQGSQKSSEGSWAAGAVDSNGVSPVPVPGPERGQAKDLRHGGDIWVPRVELTLSELQEMATRQQQQIEAQQQMLVAKEQRLRNLQQGGSPNQTQTQSEAAKLQQLKERVESQEAKLKKIRAMRGQVDYSKLINGNLSAEIEHVSSLFQEKQAELQSAVIRVDQLTQQLEDLKKGRLQLHSLVQHHGQPNRTQAATVGPKSSPMSGPAALELRKLYQELQARNRHNLEQSTKLAHNKELLNKRNAQVTVMDQRIGDLRERLHKKRAELSRMNEGLTSPQPSHAGGGVSGRVAAVCPYIQVPAVGRQNLPSDPPPKPTPLSHVRSLSEEQRSGLSNPASQWKVSDLDIVLSEPPAEGRQSSEGDGDNPNEASWPRITKSVSDWRDKSPEQQLPSGYGTYPSATHQATAHHCSTSSLPRSAPGTLGWPRSSGSPTSSQQRVSSSPNSSPGSASTSQPSALTTQTERTEPPPAVAVRPYVPDHPSRPQSPRKGPATMNSSSIYSMYLQQPQSKNYGSLSNRSTVKAVYGKPILPASSTSPSPVPFLPGGSSKVREDEKEEGKGAGDRSEGASAPPPSVDNIPRPLSPTKLTPVAHSQLRYQSDSDLEVLRRRLSNAPRPLKKRSSITEPEGPQGPNIQKLLYQRFNTLAGGMEGASVNTFYQPEILLADVDNIQSTGGSTEPLEKLPVMSAEAQISDSRRSSPPLNSPAVEAAVEKSQDSIANVPPTPKPPEPNPSEDQRGPSPAQSSVRSSPSPPAAPPQPKVKRTNLKKPSSDRSGHGLRVKFNPLALLLDASLEGEFDLVQRIIYEVENPSMPNDEGITPLHNAVCAGHHHIVKFLLDFGVNVNAADSDGWTPLHCAASCNSVHLCKILVESGAAIFATTISDVETAADKCEEMEEGYAQCSQFLYGVQEKLGVMNKGLVYSLWDYSAQQPDELSFSEGDTITVLRRRDETETEWWWAKVSDRQGYVPRNLLGLYPRIKPRQRTLA is encoded by the exons ATGCCAGTTTTGGCTCTGGTCCTGGAGCAACTGGGGATACTTTCCAAGACTTGGAGTCAGTGCAGGAAAACAATGAAGCCACACAAAAGCGGGAAATGTGGACATACG GTGATCCTGACTGTGTACCTCAGTGACACTCAACAGATGCTGACGGAGGTGCCCGTCACCCCTGCCACCCGAGTGTTTGATGTGGTGGAGTACTGCAAGGAGGCCGGCGAGGGCGAGTGTCACCTTGCCGAAGTCTGGAACGGCCGTG AGCGGGTGCTCCCTCAggaactgctgctgctggacctgctTCAACAGTGGGGATCCCGGAGGCCCGAAGTCCGCTTCTACCTCAGACACTGCCCCTCCTGGCCACAAG GCAGCCAGAAGTCGTCGGAGGGAAGCTGGGCGGCAGGAGCAGTGGACAGTAATGGG GTCTCTCCAGTACCTGTCCCTGGGCCGGAGCGCGGACAAGCCAAGGACCTGAGGCACGGTGGCGACATCTGG GTTCCCCGTGTGGAGCTGACCCTCTCTGAGCTTCAGGAAATGGCCACAAGACAGCAGCAACAAATTGAAGCTCAGCAACAGATGTTGGTGGCCAAG GAGCAGAGACTGAGGAACCTCCAGCAGGGAGGCAGTCCAAACCAGACGCAGACACAG TCTGAAGCTGccaagctgcagcagctgaaggagcgAGTGGAGTCGCAGGAAGCCAAGCTAAAGAAGATCAGAGCCATGAGAGGCCAAGTGGACTACAGTAAACTCATCAATGGGAACCTGT CTGCAGAGATCGAGCATGTCAGCAGCTTGTTTCAGGAGAAGCAGGCTGAACTCCAGTCTGCTGTGATCAGAGTAGACCAG CTGACTCAACAGTTGGAGGATCTGAAGAAAGGACGACTTCAACTGCATTCTCTGGTGCAGCACCACGGGCAGCCCAACAGGACCCAGGCAGCCACCGTGGGCCCCAAAAGTTCCCCCATGTCAGGACCTGCTGCTTTGGAGCTGAGGAAGCTCTACCAGGAGCTGCAG GCACGCAACCGTCACAATCTCGAGCAAAGCACCAAGTTGGCGCACAACAAGGAGCTTCTGAACAAGCGCAATGCCCAGGTGACGGTCATGGACCAGCGGATTGGAGACCTGCGGGAGCGACTGCACAAGAAGAGGGCTGAA TTGAGCCGCATGAACGAGGGGTTGACCTCTCCTCAACCGTCCCACGCTGGTGGTGGAGTGTCAGGTCGAGTGGCAGCGGTTTGCCCCTACATCCAGGTTCCAGCGGTGGGGAGACAAAATCTTCCCTCTGACCCACCCCCAAAGCCAACTCCACTCAGCCATGTTCGCTCCCTCTCAG aggagcagaggagtggCCTCAGCAATCCTGCCAGCCAATGGAAAGTGTCCGATTTAGACATCGTCTTGTCAGAACCACCAGCAGAAGGTCGGCAGTCCTCTGAAGGCGACGGTGACAACC CCAATGAAGCATCATGGCCCCGGATCACCAAGAGTGTGTCGGATTGGAGAGACAAGAGTCCTGAGCAG cagctgcCCTCCGGTTACGGCACCTACCCGAGCGCCACTCACCAGGCCACCGCTCACCACTGCTCCACCAGCTCTCTGCCCAGATCTGCACCAGGAACTCTAGGCTGGCCTCGGTCCAGTGGAAGTCCGACCTCATCTCAGCAGAGAGTGTCCAGCTCTCCCAACTCCAGCCCAG GTTCTGCCAGCACCTCGCAGCCCTCAGCGCTAACCACCCAGACCGAACGTACAGAGCCTCCTCCCGCTGTGGCAGTCCGCCCTTACGTCCCCGACCACCCCTCCAGACCTCAGTCGCCGAGAAAAGGACCAGCCACGATGAACAGCAGCTCCATCTACAGCATGTACCTCCAGCAGCCCCAATCCAAAAACTACGGCTCCCTCAGCAACCGGAGCACGGTCAAAGCCG TCTATGGCAAGCCCATCCTCCCTGCGTCTTCCACTTCCCCGTCCCCGGTGCCTTTCCTGCCGGGAGGAAGCAGCAAAGTACGGGAGGACGAGAAAGAGGAAGGGAAAGGAGCAGGAGACAGGAGTGAAGGAGCCAGCGCCCCCCCACCCAGTGTGGACAACATCCCCCGTCCGCTCAGCCCCACTAAACTCACCCCTGTGG CTCATTCACAGCTTCGCTACCAAAGTGACAGCGACCTGGAGGTTCTGCGGCGGCGGCTCAGCAACGCTCCACGTCCCCTCAAGAAGAGGAGCTCCATCACGGAGCCCGAAGGGCCGCAGGGCCCTAACATCCAGAAGCTTCTGTATCAGAG GTTCAACACACTGGCAGGAGGCATGGAGGGCGCTTCAG TCAACACATTCTACCAGCCGGAGATCCTCCTTGCAGACGTGGACAACATCCAGTCGACTGGCGGGAGCACCGAACCCCTTGAGAAACTCCCTGTGATGTCGGCTGAGGCTCAGATCTCTGACAGCCGCCGCTCCTCCCCACCCCTCAACAGCCCTGCCGTGGAAGCTGCTGTGGAGAAAAGCCAAGATTCCATTGCAAATGTGCCTCCAACACCAAAACCCCCGGAGCCCAACCCAAGTGAAGACCAGCGAGGCCCCAGTCCGGCCCAGAGCAGCGTCAGGTCCTCGCCATCACCCCCAGCTGCTCCACCGCAGCCCAAG GTCAAGAGAACCAACCTGAAGAAGCCGTCGTCAGATCGCAGCGGACACGGACTGAGGGTGAAGTTCAACcccctggctctgctgctggatgcGTCCTTGGAGGGTGAATTTGATCTGGTGCAGAGAATCATATATGAG GTGGAGAACCCCAGCATGCCCAACGATGAAGGCATCACCCCGCTCCATAACGCAGTGTGCGCTGGTCACCACCACATCGTCAAGTTCCTGCTGGACTTTGGCGTGAATGTGAACGCAGCGGACAGCGACGGATG GACTCCTTTGCACTGCGCTGCCTCCTGCAACAGTGTCCATCTTTGTAAGATACTGGTGGAATCCGGTGCTGCCATTTTTGCCACGACCATCAGCGATGTGGAGACGGCAGCGGACAAGTGTGAAGAGATGGAAGAAGGGTACGCCCAGTGCTCCCAGTTCCTCTACG GAGTCCAGGAGAAGTTGGGCGTGATGAACAAGGGTCTGGTCTACTCACTGTGGGACTACAGCGCCCAGCAGCCAGATGAGCTGTCCTTCAGTGAGGGCGACACCATCACCGTGCTGCGCCGCCGAGATGAAACCGAGACCGAGTGGTGGTGGGCCAAAGTCAGCGATCGCCAAGGATACGTTCCCAGAAACCTGCTGGGG CTGTATCCACGGATCAAACCCCGACAACGCACGCTGGCTTGA
- the LOC128747751 gene encoding apoptosis-stimulating of p53 protein 1-like isoform X3 produces the protein MLPVILTVYLSDTQQMLTEVPVTPATRVFDVVEYCKEAGEGECHLAEVWNGRERVLPQELLLLDLLQQWGSRRPEVRFYLRHCPSWPQGSQKSSEGSWAAGAVDSNGVSPVPVPGPERGQAKDLRHGGDIWVPRVELTLSELQEMATRQQQQIEAQQQMLVAKEQRLRNLQQGGSPNQTQTQSEAAKLQQLKERVESQEAKLKKIRAMRGQVDYSKLINGNLSAEIEHVSSLFQEKQAELQSAVIRVDQLTQQLEDLKKGRLQLHSLVQHHGQPNRTQAATVGPKSSPMSGPAALELRKLYQELQARNRHNLEQSTKLAHNKELLNKRNAQVTVMDQRIGDLRERLHKKRAELSRMNEGLTSPQPSHAGGGVSGRVAAVCPYIQVPAVGRQNLPSDPPPKPTPLSHVRSLSEEQRSGLSNPASQWKVSDLDIVLSEPPAEGRQSSEGDGDNPNEASWPRITKSVSDWRDKSPEQQLPSGYGTYPSATHQATAHHCSTSSLPRSAPGTLGWPRSSGSPTSSQQRVSSSPNSSPGSASTSQPSALTTQTERTEPPPAVAVRPYVPDHPSRPQSPRKGPATMNSSSIYSMYLQQPQSKNYGSLSNRSTVKAVYGKPILPASSTSPSPVPFLPGGSSKVREDEKEEGKGAGDRSEGASAPPPSVDNIPRPLSPTKLTPVAHSQLRYQSDSDLEVLRRRLSNAPRPLKKRSSITEPEGPQGPNIQKLLYQRFNTLAGGMEGASVNTFYQPEILLADVDNIQSTGGSTEPLEKLPVMSAEAQISDSRRSSPPLNSPAVEAAVEKSQDSIANVPPTPKPPEPNPSEDQRGPSPAQSSVRSSPSPPAAPPQPKVKRTNLKKPSSDRSGHGLRVKFNPLALLLDASLEGEFDLVQRIIYEVENPSMPNDEGITPLHNAVCAGHHHIVKFLLDFGVNVNAADSDGWTPLHCAASCNSVHLCKILVESGAAIFATTISDVETAADKCEEMEEGYAQCSQFLYGVQEKLGVMNKGLVYSLWDYSAQQPDELSFSEGDTITVLRRRDETETEWWWAKVSDRQGYVPRNLLGLYPRIKPRQRTLA, from the exons GTGATCCTGACTGTGTACCTCAGTGACACTCAACAGATGCTGACGGAGGTGCCCGTCACCCCTGCCACCCGAGTGTTTGATGTGGTGGAGTACTGCAAGGAGGCCGGCGAGGGCGAGTGTCACCTTGCCGAAGTCTGGAACGGCCGTG AGCGGGTGCTCCCTCAggaactgctgctgctggacctgctTCAACAGTGGGGATCCCGGAGGCCCGAAGTCCGCTTCTACCTCAGACACTGCCCCTCCTGGCCACAAG GCAGCCAGAAGTCGTCGGAGGGAAGCTGGGCGGCAGGAGCAGTGGACAGTAATGGG GTCTCTCCAGTACCTGTCCCTGGGCCGGAGCGCGGACAAGCCAAGGACCTGAGGCACGGTGGCGACATCTGG GTTCCCCGTGTGGAGCTGACCCTCTCTGAGCTTCAGGAAATGGCCACAAGACAGCAGCAACAAATTGAAGCTCAGCAACAGATGTTGGTGGCCAAG GAGCAGAGACTGAGGAACCTCCAGCAGGGAGGCAGTCCAAACCAGACGCAGACACAG TCTGAAGCTGccaagctgcagcagctgaaggagcgAGTGGAGTCGCAGGAAGCCAAGCTAAAGAAGATCAGAGCCATGAGAGGCCAAGTGGACTACAGTAAACTCATCAATGGGAACCTGT CTGCAGAGATCGAGCATGTCAGCAGCTTGTTTCAGGAGAAGCAGGCTGAACTCCAGTCTGCTGTGATCAGAGTAGACCAG CTGACTCAACAGTTGGAGGATCTGAAGAAAGGACGACTTCAACTGCATTCTCTGGTGCAGCACCACGGGCAGCCCAACAGGACCCAGGCAGCCACCGTGGGCCCCAAAAGTTCCCCCATGTCAGGACCTGCTGCTTTGGAGCTGAGGAAGCTCTACCAGGAGCTGCAG GCACGCAACCGTCACAATCTCGAGCAAAGCACCAAGTTGGCGCACAACAAGGAGCTTCTGAACAAGCGCAATGCCCAGGTGACGGTCATGGACCAGCGGATTGGAGACCTGCGGGAGCGACTGCACAAGAAGAGGGCTGAA TTGAGCCGCATGAACGAGGGGTTGACCTCTCCTCAACCGTCCCACGCTGGTGGTGGAGTGTCAGGTCGAGTGGCAGCGGTTTGCCCCTACATCCAGGTTCCAGCGGTGGGGAGACAAAATCTTCCCTCTGACCCACCCCCAAAGCCAACTCCACTCAGCCATGTTCGCTCCCTCTCAG aggagcagaggagtggCCTCAGCAATCCTGCCAGCCAATGGAAAGTGTCCGATTTAGACATCGTCTTGTCAGAACCACCAGCAGAAGGTCGGCAGTCCTCTGAAGGCGACGGTGACAACC CCAATGAAGCATCATGGCCCCGGATCACCAAGAGTGTGTCGGATTGGAGAGACAAGAGTCCTGAGCAG cagctgcCCTCCGGTTACGGCACCTACCCGAGCGCCACTCACCAGGCCACCGCTCACCACTGCTCCACCAGCTCTCTGCCCAGATCTGCACCAGGAACTCTAGGCTGGCCTCGGTCCAGTGGAAGTCCGACCTCATCTCAGCAGAGAGTGTCCAGCTCTCCCAACTCCAGCCCAG GTTCTGCCAGCACCTCGCAGCCCTCAGCGCTAACCACCCAGACCGAACGTACAGAGCCTCCTCCCGCTGTGGCAGTCCGCCCTTACGTCCCCGACCACCCCTCCAGACCTCAGTCGCCGAGAAAAGGACCAGCCACGATGAACAGCAGCTCCATCTACAGCATGTACCTCCAGCAGCCCCAATCCAAAAACTACGGCTCCCTCAGCAACCGGAGCACGGTCAAAGCCG TCTATGGCAAGCCCATCCTCCCTGCGTCTTCCACTTCCCCGTCCCCGGTGCCTTTCCTGCCGGGAGGAAGCAGCAAAGTACGGGAGGACGAGAAAGAGGAAGGGAAAGGAGCAGGAGACAGGAGTGAAGGAGCCAGCGCCCCCCCACCCAGTGTGGACAACATCCCCCGTCCGCTCAGCCCCACTAAACTCACCCCTGTGG CTCATTCACAGCTTCGCTACCAAAGTGACAGCGACCTGGAGGTTCTGCGGCGGCGGCTCAGCAACGCTCCACGTCCCCTCAAGAAGAGGAGCTCCATCACGGAGCCCGAAGGGCCGCAGGGCCCTAACATCCAGAAGCTTCTGTATCAGAG GTTCAACACACTGGCAGGAGGCATGGAGGGCGCTTCAG TCAACACATTCTACCAGCCGGAGATCCTCCTTGCAGACGTGGACAACATCCAGTCGACTGGCGGGAGCACCGAACCCCTTGAGAAACTCCCTGTGATGTCGGCTGAGGCTCAGATCTCTGACAGCCGCCGCTCCTCCCCACCCCTCAACAGCCCTGCCGTGGAAGCTGCTGTGGAGAAAAGCCAAGATTCCATTGCAAATGTGCCTCCAACACCAAAACCCCCGGAGCCCAACCCAAGTGAAGACCAGCGAGGCCCCAGTCCGGCCCAGAGCAGCGTCAGGTCCTCGCCATCACCCCCAGCTGCTCCACCGCAGCCCAAG GTCAAGAGAACCAACCTGAAGAAGCCGTCGTCAGATCGCAGCGGACACGGACTGAGGGTGAAGTTCAACcccctggctctgctgctggatgcGTCCTTGGAGGGTGAATTTGATCTGGTGCAGAGAATCATATATGAG GTGGAGAACCCCAGCATGCCCAACGATGAAGGCATCACCCCGCTCCATAACGCAGTGTGCGCTGGTCACCACCACATCGTCAAGTTCCTGCTGGACTTTGGCGTGAATGTGAACGCAGCGGACAGCGACGGATG GACTCCTTTGCACTGCGCTGCCTCCTGCAACAGTGTCCATCTTTGTAAGATACTGGTGGAATCCGGTGCTGCCATTTTTGCCACGACCATCAGCGATGTGGAGACGGCAGCGGACAAGTGTGAAGAGATGGAAGAAGGGTACGCCCAGTGCTCCCAGTTCCTCTACG GAGTCCAGGAGAAGTTGGGCGTGATGAACAAGGGTCTGGTCTACTCACTGTGGGACTACAGCGCCCAGCAGCCAGATGAGCTGTCCTTCAGTGAGGGCGACACCATCACCGTGCTGCGCCGCCGAGATGAAACCGAGACCGAGTGGTGGTGGGCCAAAGTCAGCGATCGCCAAGGATACGTTCCCAGAAACCTGCTGGGG CTGTATCCACGGATCAAACCCCGACAACGCACGCTGGCTTGA